The following are from one region of the Anguilla rostrata isolate EN2019 chromosome 7, ASM1855537v3, whole genome shotgun sequence genome:
- the clcn3 gene encoding H(+)/Cl(-) exchange transporter 3 isoform X8: MSNGGNAASSSTHLLDLLDEPIPGVGTYDDFHTIDWVREKCKDRERHRKINSKKKESAWEFTKSLYDAWSGWLVVTLTGLASGALAGLIDIAADWMNDLKEGVCLSAMWFNHEQCCWGSNETTFAERDKCPQWKTWAELILGQAEGPGSYIMNYFMYTYWALSFAFLAVCLVKVFAPYACGSGIPEIKTILSGFIIRGYLGKWTLMIKTITLVLAVASGLSLGKEGPLVHVACCCGNIFSYLFPKYSKNEAKKREVLSAASAAGVSVAFGAPIGGVLFSLEEVSYYFPLKTLWRSFFAALVAAFVLRSINPFGNSRLVLFYVEYHTPWYLFELFPFILLGVFGGLWGAFFIRANIAWCRRRKSTRFGKYPVLEVMVVAAITALVAFPNPYTRQNTSELIKELFTDCGPLESSQLCQYRSQMNGSKASWDVHDRPAGPGVYSAMWQLCLALIFKIIMTIFTFGLKVPSGLFIPSMAIGAIAGRIVGIAVEQLAYHHHDWFLFKEWCEVGADCITPGLYAMVGAAACLGGVTRMTVSLVVIVFELTGGLEYIVPLMAAVMTSKWVGDAFGREGIYEAHIRLNGYPFLDAKEEFTHTTLASEVMRPRQSDPPLAVLTQDDLTVEDLQAVINDTSYNGFPVIVSKESQRLVGFALRRDITIAIENARRKQEGIMRNSRVYFTQHAPTLPADSPRPLKLRSILDMSPFTVTDHTPMEIVVDIFRKLGLRQCLVTHNGIVLGIITKKNILEHLEDLKQHVEPLAPPWYYHKKRYPSSYGPNGKPRSRVHNVQLITAFRDGDEESEEEVHLLNGDAL, encoded by the exons ATGTCGAACGGGGGCAACGCAGCCAGCAGCTCCACCCACCTCCTGGACCTGCTGGACGAGCCCATCCCGGGTGTGGGCACCTATGACGACTTCCACACCATCGACTGGGTCCGTGAGAAATGCAAGGACCGGGAGCGCCACCGCAAG ATCAACAGCAAGAAGAAGGAGTCGGCCTGGGAGTTCACCAAGAGCCTGTACGATGCCTGGTCCGGCTGGCTGGTGGTTACGCTCACAGGGCTGGCCTCAG GTGCCCTGGCAGGTCTCATTGACATCGCGGCCGATTGGATGAACGATCTGAAAGAGGGCGTGTGCCTCAGCGCCATGTGGTTCAACCATGAGCAGTGCTGCTGGGGGTCCAACGAGACCACCTTCGCCGAGCGGGACAAGTGTCCGCAGTGGAAGACCTGGGCGGAGCTGATTTTGGGGCAGGCCGAG GGTCCCGGGTCCTACATAATGAACTACTTCATGTACACGTACTGGGCCCTGTCCTTCGCCTTCCTGGCCGTGTGTCTGGTCAAGGTGTTCGCGCCCTACGCCTGCGGCTCCGGAATTCCTGAG ATCAAGACCATCCTGAGCGGGTTCATCATCCGGGGTTACCTGGGCAAGTGGACCCTGATGATAAAGACCATCACCCTGGTGCTGGCGGTGGCGTCCGGGCTGAGCCTGGGGAAGGAGGGGCCGCTGGTGCACGTGGCCTGCTGCTGCGGCAACATCTTCTCCTACCTCTTCCCCAAGTACAGCAAGAACGAGGCCAAGAAGAGAGAG GTGCTGTCTGCGGCATCGGCGGCTGGCGTGTCTGTGGCCTTCGGTGCTCCTATAGGAGGGGTACTCTTCAGTTTGGAGGAG GTCAGCTACTACTTTCCCCTGAAGACCCTGTGGCGGTCCTTCTTCGCCGCCCTGGTGGCCGCCTTCGTGCTGCGCTCCATCAACCCGTTCGGGAACAGCCGGCTGGTGCTGTTCTACGTGGAGTACCACACGCCCTGGTACCTGTTCGAGCTCTTCCCCTTCATCCTGCTGGGCGTGTTCGGGGGCCTGTGGGGGGCCTTCTTCATCCGCGCCAACATCGCCTGGTGCCGCCGGCGCAAGTCCACGCGCTTCGGCAAGTACCCGGTGCTGGAGGTGATGGTCGTGGCCGCCATCACCGCCCTGGTGGCCTTCCCCAACCCCTACACGCGGCAGAACACCAGCGAGCTGATCAAGGAGTTGTTCACCGACTGCGGCCCGCTCGAGTCCTCCCAGCTCTGCCAGTACCGCAGCCAGATGAACGGCAGCaaggcctcctgggacgtccaCGACCGGCCCGCCGGGCCCGGGGTCTACTCCGCCATGTGGCAGCTGTGCCTGGCGCTCATCTTCAAGATCATAATGACCATCTTCACCTTCGGGCTCaag GTCCCGTCGGGCCTCTTCATCCCCAGCATGGCGATTGGGGCGATCGCGGGGCGCATCGTGGGCATCGCCGTGGAGCAGCTGGCCTACCACCACCACGACTGGTTCCTGTTCAAGGAGTGGTGCGAGGTGGGGGCCGACTGCATCACCCCCGGCCTGTACGCCATGGTGGGGGCCGCCGCCTGTCTGG GTGGGGTGACCCGGATGACCGTGTCCCTGGTGGTCATCGTGTTCGAGCTGACGGGCGGCCTGGAGTACATCGTGCCGCTGATGGCGGCGGTGATGACCAGCAAGTGGGTGGGCGACGCCTTCGGGCGCGAGGGCATCTACGAGGCGCACATCCGCCTCAACGGCTACCCCTTCCTGGACGCCAAGGAGGAGTTCACGCACACCACGCTGGCGTCGGAGGTGATGCGGCCGCGGCAGAGCGACCCGCCGCTGGCCGTGCTGACGCAGGACGACCTGACGGTGGAGGACCTGCAGGCCGTCATCAACGACACCAGCTACAACGGCTTCCCCGTCATCGTCTCCAAGGAGTCCCAGCGGCTGGTGGGCTTCGCCCTGCGCAGGGACATCACCATCGCTATCG AGAACGCTCGGCGCAAGCAGGAGGGCATCATGCGTAACTCGCGGGTGTactttacccagcatgcccccaccctccccgccGACAGTCCCCGCCCCCTCAAACTGCGCAGCATCCTGGACATGAGCCCCTTCACCGTCACTGACCACACCCCCATGGAGATCGTGGTGGACATCTTCCGCAAGCTGGGACTGCGCCAGTGCCTGGTCACTCACAACGG GATTGTGTTGGGAATCATCACTAAGAAGAATATATTAGAGCATCTGGAGGACTTAAAGCAGCACGTGGAGCCCCTG GCGCCTCCTTGGtattatcacaaaaaaagataTCCTTCGTCATATGGCCCAAATGGCAAACCTCGATCCCGAGTCCATAATGTTCAACTGATCACCGCCTTCCGGGATGGCGacgaggagagcgaggaggaggtcCACTTGCTGAACGGAGACGCTCTCTGA